Proteins from a genomic interval of Streptomyces sp. NBC_01445:
- a CDS encoding DUF1801 domain-containing protein translates to MVQSGAEDVDGYLDEVAEGRREALTRLRQLCCTELKGFEEVMAYGMPAYVRDGAAEIAFASQKQYVSFYLLRSDVREAFTARLAAQDMGKGCLRFRKPEGIDFDLVRDLLRATAAASGKSC, encoded by the coding sequence ATGGTGCAGAGCGGCGCGGAAGACGTCGACGGGTATCTCGACGAGGTGGCGGAGGGGCGCAGGGAAGCCCTGACCAGGCTGCGGCAGCTGTGTTGTACGGAGCTCAAGGGGTTCGAGGAGGTCATGGCGTACGGAATGCCCGCATACGTGCGGGACGGCGCTGCCGAGATCGCCTTCGCGAGCCAGAAGCAGTACGTCTCGTTCTATCTTCTGCGGTCTGATGTCCGGGAGGCGTTCACAGCGCGGCTGGCTGCGCAGGACATGGGCAAGGGCTGCCTGCGATTCCGGAAACCGGAGGGCATCGACTTCGACTTGGTGCGAGACCTGTTGAGGGCTACCGCGGCCGCGTCGGGCAAGAGCTGCTGA